Proteins encoded by one window of Winogradskyella sp. PG-2:
- a CDS encoding glycosyltransferase family 4 protein has translation MKKVDLVFAPRLSSPNGDSRVVRAFLDSDAYFKSQAIDLSVISSDIFHEQDVDQSKKSFKKRLKIFLKKLIPYSSYFTVKYLKSAESKKEHIVDYYISNNSSEADILFFHEMSTCYHYLKKRKHTNAKIVLVIHSNGESFKMLNIYYPKLRNTNYYKHLLEQEQEVLSSVDKLGFVAKNAMEHFQNLNPSYDSNKLFYVYNGIGGIPKIKRTEQLAKLPAKYTFYCAGSITKRKGQELIIRAFNGLSEEEKLQFNITFLGDGAEKVKLENFVKVNKLDKHIFFKGFVNDVTSYLMQSNGFMLTSYDEGLPVAIIEALRLGLPIISTNVGGIPEMVEDKHNGFLIEPKEEEVFQTFKNLSQYNLDEMGENSQKMYEEKFTQNAMFRDYANIFLSLN, from the coding sequence ATGAAAAAAGTAGATTTAGTATTTGCACCTAGATTATCATCACCTAACGGTGACAGTAGGGTAGTACGTGCTTTTTTAGATAGTGATGCCTATTTTAAAAGTCAAGCGATTGACTTGTCTGTTATTAGTTCGGATATATTTCACGAACAAGATGTAGATCAAAGTAAAAAGTCTTTTAAAAAGCGTTTAAAGATCTTCTTAAAAAAGCTCATCCCATATTCTAGCTATTTCACTGTAAAATATCTTAAATCTGCAGAAAGTAAAAAAGAGCATATTGTTGATTATTATATATCTAACAATAGCTCAGAAGCCGATATCCTTTTTTTCCATGAGATGTCCACTTGCTATCACTACCTAAAAAAGAGGAAACATACTAATGCTAAGATTGTGTTGGTGATTCATTCTAATGGGGAATCATTTAAGATGTTAAACATCTATTATCCTAAGCTTAGAAATACAAATTACTATAAGCACTTATTAGAGCAAGAACAAGAAGTATTGTCTTCAGTTGATAAATTGGGATTTGTTGCTAAAAATGCAATGGAACATTTTCAGAACTTAAATCCAAGTTATGACAGCAATAAATTATTCTACGTCTATAATGGTATAGGTGGTATACCAAAAATTAAAAGAACGGAACAGCTTGCAAAATTACCAGCTAAGTATACGTTTTATTGTGCTGGCTCCATCACTAAAAGAAAAGGGCAAGAATTAATTATTAGAGCTTTTAATGGGTTATCTGAGGAAGAAAAACTTCAATTCAATATTACTTTTTTAGGTGATGGTGCTGAAAAAGTTAAGCTAGAAAATTTTGTAAAAGTTAATAAACTAGATAAGCACATATTTTTTAAAGGTTTTGTCAATGATGTTACAAGTTACTTGATGCAATCTAATGGGTTTATGCTTACAAGTTATGATGAAGGATTACCAGTTGCAATTATTGAGGCGTTGCGATTAGGTCTACCTATTATATCAACAAATGTTGGTGGAATACCAGAAATGGTTGAAGATAAACACAATGGATTCTTAATTGAACCCAAGGAAGAAGAAGTATTTCAAACCTTTAAAAATTTAAGTCAATATAATTTAGACGAAATGGGTGAAAACTCTCAAAAAATGTATGAAGAGAAGTTTACTCAAAATGCCATGTTTCGCGATTATGCCAATATATTTTTAAGCCTCAATTAA
- a CDS encoding oligosaccharide flippase family protein, giving the protein MHRLKELLIKYKVLVSNFSYLAVLQMITLLVPIITLPHLFSVLGDTTWGIVVFAQSVAIYLGILVSFGFNISATKDISIHREDTSKISEIVSSVFLIKAALFIASLLIITILIFIIPFFQDYKLLFLLSMWFCLYEFVFPIWYFQGLERMKFITFINLGSRIIFLVLIFVLIRKESDYLLVPVINGIGSVFSGVMAMIIIFRKDKVRFYIPKMVTLKYYFKESLPIFLSNLSQLYIKLNKIIIGAFIGLDEVAYYDVAEKITNLMKVPISLVSQTVFPKIVKDKSISFINKILKLNLGIQAILLVVVLTTAPFIVELVSGKEIPQATAALFILSLTVIPVVLNNAFAVQTLLAFGYKKLFARAIIGSGIVFGILILGMYIFDIWYLYGICIAVLISEVATSVLSYYYVRKNVYSQINPV; this is encoded by the coding sequence ATGCACAGATTAAAAGAACTCTTAATTAAGTACAAAGTACTTGTCAGCAATTTCAGCTATTTAGCCGTATTGCAGATGATTACTTTACTAGTGCCAATTATCACCTTGCCGCACTTGTTTAGTGTGCTGGGTGACACAACTTGGGGTATTGTAGTGTTTGCTCAATCTGTTGCGATTTATTTAGGGATTCTAGTAAGTTTTGGTTTTAATATTTCTGCAACAAAAGATATCAGTATTCATAGAGAAGATACTTCGAAAATATCTGAAATAGTAAGTAGTGTTTTTTTAATAAAAGCGGCATTATTTATAGCATCTCTACTCATAATAACCATACTGATTTTTATAATACCATTCTTTCAAGATTACAAACTCTTGTTTTTATTGAGTATGTGGTTTTGTTTGTACGAATTTGTTTTTCCAATTTGGTACTTCCAAGGTCTAGAGCGAATGAAGTTTATCACATTTATTAACCTAGGAAGTCGTATTATTTTCTTGGTCTTAATATTTGTACTCATACGAAAAGAGTCAGATTATTTATTGGTCCCAGTAATCAATGGTATTGGTTCCGTGTTTTCTGGAGTTATGGCAATGATTATAATATTTAGAAAAGATAAGGTGAGGTTTTACATTCCTAAAATGGTAACACTCAAATATTATTTTAAAGAGAGTTTACCAATATTTCTGTCCAATCTCTCACAATTATATATAAAGCTAAACAAGATTATCATAGGAGCTTTTATTGGCTTAGATGAGGTAGCTTATTATGATGTTGCTGAAAAAATAACCAACTTAATGAAAGTGCCGATAAGTTTAGTAAGTCAAACGGTCTTTCCAAAGATTGTGAAGGATAAGAGCATCAGCTTTATAAATAAAATATTAAAACTCAATCTAGGTATTCAAGCCATTTTACTTGTTGTTGTATTAACAACTGCACCTTTTATTGTGGAGTTAGTTAGTGGCAAGGAGATTCCACAAGCAACTGCGGCTCTATTTATTCTGTCCTTGACAGTTATTCCTGTAGTACTAAATAATGCTTTTGCTGTGCAAACACTTTTAGCCTTTGGGTATAAAAAATTATTTGCAAGAGCAATCATTGGATCCGGAATTGTATTTGGTATCCTAATTCTTGGTATGTACATTTTTGATATATGGTATTTATATGGCATCTGTATAGCGGTTCTGATTTCAGAAGTAGCAACATCAGTTTTGTCCTATTACTATGTAAGGAAAAATGTGTATTCCCAAATTAATCCTGTATGA
- the pseI gene encoding pseudaminic acid synthase: protein MKIDNYIIDQNSPVFIIAELSANHNGSIDTAIETVKAAKRAGADCIKLQTFTADTITLDSKKDDFKINQGTLWDGQYLHDLYKTTHLPWEWHKQIMEVAKAEGLICFSSPFDPTSVEFLEMLNVSAYKIASFEITDIPLIELIASKGKPVIISTGIAQQEDIELALDACQRMGNKDIALLKCTSSYPAPIEEANMCMVKDLAKRYGVISGLSDHTMGSTVPVVATAMGAKIIEKHFILNRDIGGADASFSMNEEEFTAMVKAVREAESAIGEIDYSLTEKQRKGRDFCRSLYVVEDIKAGETLTKNNVRSVRPGFGMHPKFYKDILNKKAAVSIEKGTALHRSHIEN, encoded by the coding sequence ATGAAAATAGATAATTATATTATTGACCAAAACTCACCAGTATTTATAATAGCGGAATTATCTGCTAATCATAATGGTAGTATTGATACTGCAATTGAAACGGTTAAAGCCGCAAAACGCGCAGGTGCAGATTGTATTAAATTACAAACTTTTACTGCTGATACGATTACTCTAGATTCTAAAAAAGATGATTTTAAAATAAATCAAGGAACGCTTTGGGATGGTCAATATTTACATGATCTCTATAAAACAACACATTTACCTTGGGAGTGGCATAAACAAATAATGGAAGTAGCAAAAGCAGAAGGTTTAATTTGTTTTTCATCTCCTTTTGATCCGACTTCGGTTGAGTTTTTAGAAATGCTAAATGTATCAGCATACAAAATAGCATCTTTTGAAATTACTGATATTCCTTTGATAGAATTAATAGCGTCAAAAGGAAAACCTGTCATTATTTCTACTGGTATAGCTCAACAAGAGGATATAGAATTAGCATTAGATGCTTGTCAAAGAATGGGTAATAAGGATATAGCCTTATTGAAATGCACATCGAGTTATCCAGCGCCAATAGAAGAGGCAAATATGTGTATGGTTAAAGATTTGGCAAAGCGCTATGGTGTAATAAGCGGTCTTTCTGACCATACTATGGGAAGTACGGTGCCTGTGGTTGCAACTGCGATGGGAGCAAAAATCATAGAAAAGCACTTTATTCTTAATCGAGATATTGGAGGTGCTGATGCCTCATTTTCAATGAATGAAGAAGAATTTACAGCCATGGTAAAAGCTGTGAGAGAAGCAGAAAGTGCTATTGGTGAAATTGATTATTCATTAACTGAAAAACAACGCAAAGGAAGAGACTTTTGTCGCTCGCTTTATGTCGTTGAAGATATAAAAGCTGGGGAAACATTAACAAAAAATAACGTGCGTTCCGTACGACCAGGATTTGGAATGCATCCAAAATTTTATAAAGATATTTTAAATAAAAAAGCGGCAGTAAGCATAGAAAAAGGGACAGCATTACATAGGTCTCATATAGAAAATTAG
- a CDS encoding ATP-grasp domain-containing protein, which translates to MKNGLNILVTGCGGDIGQSLGKILKKWAYTNNLFGIDISDKNAAQFIYPNFSVGLRYTNSEYLHQLETFISYNDIDIVIPIAEPELRYFSKQNILNEIGNAKMITASTKALEIGFDKYETAEFLKTEGFPFPKTYLAKDLDTIESFPVILKSRTGSGSKDIHKINNMEEFSFYTRQNIEDYVIQEFIPEKKGEYTCGLFRSSKGEIRSQIFKRELLSGYSGYGEVVENEIITSLLEELAVKLDLVGSINIQLRLANGVPKVFEINPRFSSTVLFRHLFGFEDLIWSLEDKLGLELSDNRQIVTGRKFYKGYEEHIK; encoded by the coding sequence ATGAAAAATGGGTTAAACATATTAGTCACAGGCTGTGGTGGAGACATAGGGCAAAGCCTGGGTAAAATTTTAAAAAAATGGGCTTACACTAATAATTTGTTTGGAATTGATATTTCAGATAAAAATGCGGCGCAGTTCATTTACCCTAATTTTTCCGTGGGTTTACGCTATACTAATTCTGAATATTTACATCAACTAGAGACCTTCATCAGTTATAATGATATCGATATTGTCATCCCTATTGCAGAACCCGAATTACGGTATTTCTCAAAGCAAAATATTTTAAATGAAATTGGCAATGCTAAAATGATTACAGCATCAACTAAGGCTTTAGAGATTGGTTTTGATAAATATGAAACAGCTGAATTTTTAAAAACAGAGGGCTTCCCTTTTCCTAAAACTTATTTGGCAAAAGACTTAGATACTATTGAGTCTTTTCCTGTAATTCTAAAATCTAGGACTGGTTCTGGTAGTAAAGACATTCATAAGATTAATAACATGGAGGAGTTCTCGTTTTACACTAGGCAAAATATTGAAGATTATGTTATACAGGAATTTATACCTGAAAAAAAAGGCGAATATACTTGTGGACTATTTAGAAGTAGTAAAGGGGAGATAAGATCTCAAATATTTAAAAGAGAACTTCTTAGTGGTTACAGCGGATATGGAGAGGTGGTTGAAAACGAAATTATTACGTCACTTTTAGAGGAATTAGCAGTTAAATTAGATTTAGTAGGTAGTATTAATATTCAGTTGCGGTTAGCAAATGGAGTGCCTAAGGTTTTTGAAATCAATCCGAGGTTTTCAAGTACAGTACTGTTTAGACATCTTTTTGGCTTCGAAGATTTAATATGGTCTTTAGAAGATAAACTGGGACTAGAATTATCTGATAATAGACAGATTGTAACTGGTAGAAAGTTTTATAAAGGTTACGAAGAACACATTAAGTAA
- a CDS encoding metallophosphoesterase family protein, with amino-acid sequence MKIAVISDIHGNYDALFEVLKKAKKEGVEHLLVLGDIVGYYYHPDKVLEALSEWSFDIIKGNHEYILEDLIAKPDLANSIRLKYGSGHKAALEKLSEEQLKFLKELPETKSVQFDEVSILMSHGSPWSNDFYIYPDCGMDIITRCDSTEHNFVLVGHSHYAFAINNANSVLVNPGSVGQSRQEGGKSSWCMIDTNNKCFRMFSTDYEVDNLINEIAEKDEDIEYLTKVLIRNKGT; translated from the coding sequence ATGAAGATAGCCGTAATATCTGATATACATGGTAATTATGATGCGCTTTTTGAAGTCTTGAAAAAGGCTAAAAAAGAAGGTGTGGAGCATTTACTAGTTCTTGGTGATATTGTGGGTTATTATTATCATCCTGACAAAGTTCTAGAAGCACTTTCAGAATGGAGTTTTGATATCATAAAAGGAAATCATGAGTACATATTAGAAGACTTAATTGCTAAGCCTGATTTGGCTAATTCAATTCGATTAAAATATGGAAGCGGACATAAGGCAGCTTTGGAAAAATTATCAGAAGAACAATTGAAGTTTTTAAAAGAGCTACCAGAAACTAAATCTGTTCAATTTGATGAAGTTTCCATTCTAATGTCTCACGGAAGTCCATGGTCAAATGATTTTTATATATATCCAGATTGTGGAATGGATATAATAACACGTTGTGATTCTACCGAGCATAATTTTGTTTTAGTAGGACATTCGCATTATGCCTTTGCAATTAACAATGCCAATAGTGTACTTGTTAATCCAGGATCTGTCGGGCAATCAAGGCAAGAAGGAGGAAAATCGTCTTGGTGTATGATTGATACAAATAACAAATGTTTTAGAATGTTTTCTACCGATTATGAGGTAGATAATTTAATAAATGAAATTGCTGAAAAAGATGAAGATATAGAATACTTAACCAAAGTTTTAATCAGAAATAAAGGGACATGA